From Entelurus aequoreus isolate RoL-2023_Sb linkage group LG22, RoL_Eaeq_v1.1, whole genome shotgun sequence, one genomic window encodes:
- the slc26a11 gene encoding sodium-independent sulfate anion transporter isoform X1, with protein MDQPLLQGDSNQRSVVFFRLLKRCLPILTWLPKYNIKCLQMDLLAGFTVGLTTVPQVLAYAEVAGLPVQYGLYSAFMGGFIYALLGTSKDVTLGPTAIMSLLCFSVVGGEPQRAVLLSLLCGIIQAGTALLRLGFLLDFVSFPVIKGFTCAAAITIGFGQVQNLLGLKDIPHEFFPQVYCTLSRIPEARIGDVVLGVLCVAVLMMLMMMVKTSVGSEDSPRYSRIAQTFVWTVATMRNALVVVAASLCAFSWEAYGHHVFTITGKTAQGLPAFKPPPTSDTSANGTVVPFKQLVQDFGGGLAVIPFMGLLESIAIAKAFARKNNYRIDANQELLAIGVTNIMGSFVSAYPVTGSFGRTAVNSQTGVCSPAGGIVTSVIVLLSLAFLMPAFYYIPKACLAAVIICAVAPMLDYHVVADMWRIHKLDLLPFIVTFLMSLWQVQYGIMGGVAVSAALLMYSMARPHTQMSGEGVLLIQLSNGLSFPAAEHLSYIIHTKALQVSPARSVVLDCHHVSMIDYSVIHELSDLLRHFKVQHLHLIFSGLQPHILEVLLAANLEGFIFADSVETALQM; from the exons ATGGACCAACCTCTGCTTCAAGGAGATTCCAACCAGCGCTCAGTTGTTTTTTTCCGATTGCTCAAGAGATGTCTGCCCATACTGACCTGGTTACCTAAATACAACATCAAGTGTCTTCAGATGGATCTGCTTGCGGGCTTCACTGTTGGCCTGACAACTGTGCCACAAGTGCTGGCCTATGCAGAAGTAGCAGGACTTCCTGTGCAG TATGGACTCTATTCTGCCTTCATGGGCGGCTTTATCTACGCACTTCTGGGGACATCCAAAGACGTGACGCTTGGTCCCACAGCTATCATGTCACTCCTGTGTTTCTCGGTGGTGGGAGGTGAGCCACAGCGAGCGGTGCTGCTCAGCCTCCTGTGTGGAATCATTCAGGCTGGAACAGCTTTACTCAGATTAG GATTCCTCTTGGACTTCGTCTCTTTTCCTGTTATTAAAGGCTTCACTTGTGCTGCAGCAATAACTATTGGCTTTGGCCAGGTGCAG AATCTGTTGGGACTCAAGGATATTCCACACGAGTTCTTCCCACAGGTGTACTGCACCTTGTCCAGGATCCCAGAGGCCCGCATAGGTGATGTAGTGCTCGGTGTGCTGTGTGTTGCTGtgctgatgatgttgatgatgatggtgaAGACAAGTGTGGGCAGTGAAGATTCTCCCAGGTACTCTAGGATCGCACAGACCTTTGTGTGGACTGTTGCCACAA TGCGTAATGCCCTGGTGGTTGTGGCTGCATCTCTCTGCGCATTTTCATGGGAAGCTTACGGTCACCACGTCTTCACCATCACTGGTAAAACAGCACAGGGCCTACCAGCCTTCAAGCCGCCTCCCACTTCCGACACCTCAGCCAATGGCACGGTGGTACCCTTTAAACAGCTCGTACAG GATTTTGGAGGAGGTTTAGCTGTAATTCCTTTCATGGGTCTTCTGGAAAGCATcgctattgctaaagcattcg CCAGGAAGAACAATTACAGGATTGATGCTAACCAGGAACTGCTGGCCATCGGTGTGACGAACATCATGGGCTCCTTTGTGTCCGCCTACCCTGTCACTGGCAGCTttggcag GACTGCAGTGAATTCTCAGACTGGTGTTTGCAGTCCGGCTGGAGGGATTGTCACCA gtgTGATAGTGTTGCTGTCCTTGGCATTCCTCATGCCAGCCTTCTACTACATCCCTAAAGCTTGTCTGGCTGCTGTCATCATCTGTGCTGTGGCTCCAATGCTGGATTATCATGTTGTGGCTGACATGTGGCGTATACACA AACTCGATCTCCTTCCCTTCATTGTCACCTTCCTGATGAGTTTGTGGCAGGTGCAGTATGGAATCATGGGAGGTGTTGCTGTATCTGCAGCACTGCTCATGTACAGCATGGCCAGACCACACACACAG ATGTCCGGTGAAGGTGTGCTGCTCATCCAACTGTCCAATGGGCTAAGCTTTCCTGCTGCAGAACACCTGAGCTACATCATCCACACTAAAGCTTTGCAGG TGTCACCTGCCCGGTCAGTAGTACTGGACTGTCATCATGTCAGCATGATCGACTACTCCGTCATCCATGAGCTCAGCGACCTGTTGAGGCACTTTAAAGTCCAACATCTGCATCTGATCTTTTCTGGCTTGCAG CCACACATCCTGGAGGTTCTTCTTGCTGCAAACTTGGAGGGTTTCATATTTGCAGACAGCGTGGAAACTGCACTGCAGATGTGA
- the slc26a11 gene encoding sodium-independent sulfate anion transporter isoform X2, producing MDQPLLQGDSNQRSVVFFRLLKRCLPILTWLPKYNIKCLQMDLLAGFTVGLTTVPQVLAYAEVAGLPVQYGLYSAFMGGFIYALLGTSKDVTLGPTAIMSLLCFSVVGGEPQRAVLLSLLCGIIQAGTALLRLGFLLDFVSFPVIKGFTCAAAITIGFGQVQNLLGLKDIPHEFFPQVYCTLSRIPEARIGDVVLGVLCVAVLMMLMMMVKTSVGSEDSPRYSRIAQTFVWTVATMRNALVVVAASLCAFSWEAYGHHVFTITGKTAQGLPAFKPPPTSDTSANGTVVPFKQLVQDFGGGLAVIPFMGLLESIAIAKAFGVIVLLSLAFLMPAFYYIPKACLAAVIICAVAPMLDYHVVADMWRIHKLDLLPFIVTFLMSLWQVQYGIMGGVAVSAALLMYSMARPHTQMSGEGVLLIQLSNGLSFPAAEHLSYIIHTKALQVSPARSVVLDCHHVSMIDYSVIHELSDLLRHFKVQHLHLIFSGLQPHILEVLLAANLEGFIFADSVETALQM from the exons ATGGACCAACCTCTGCTTCAAGGAGATTCCAACCAGCGCTCAGTTGTTTTTTTCCGATTGCTCAAGAGATGTCTGCCCATACTGACCTGGTTACCTAAATACAACATCAAGTGTCTTCAGATGGATCTGCTTGCGGGCTTCACTGTTGGCCTGACAACTGTGCCACAAGTGCTGGCCTATGCAGAAGTAGCAGGACTTCCTGTGCAG TATGGACTCTATTCTGCCTTCATGGGCGGCTTTATCTACGCACTTCTGGGGACATCCAAAGACGTGACGCTTGGTCCCACAGCTATCATGTCACTCCTGTGTTTCTCGGTGGTGGGAGGTGAGCCACAGCGAGCGGTGCTGCTCAGCCTCCTGTGTGGAATCATTCAGGCTGGAACAGCTTTACTCAGATTAG GATTCCTCTTGGACTTCGTCTCTTTTCCTGTTATTAAAGGCTTCACTTGTGCTGCAGCAATAACTATTGGCTTTGGCCAGGTGCAG AATCTGTTGGGACTCAAGGATATTCCACACGAGTTCTTCCCACAGGTGTACTGCACCTTGTCCAGGATCCCAGAGGCCCGCATAGGTGATGTAGTGCTCGGTGTGCTGTGTGTTGCTGtgctgatgatgttgatgatgatggtgaAGACAAGTGTGGGCAGTGAAGATTCTCCCAGGTACTCTAGGATCGCACAGACCTTTGTGTGGACTGTTGCCACAA TGCGTAATGCCCTGGTGGTTGTGGCTGCATCTCTCTGCGCATTTTCATGGGAAGCTTACGGTCACCACGTCTTCACCATCACTGGTAAAACAGCACAGGGCCTACCAGCCTTCAAGCCGCCTCCCACTTCCGACACCTCAGCCAATGGCACGGTGGTACCCTTTAAACAGCTCGTACAG GATTTTGGAGGAGGTTTAGCTGTAATTCCTTTCATGGGTCTTCTGGAAAGCATcgctattgctaaagcattcg gtgTGATAGTGTTGCTGTCCTTGGCATTCCTCATGCCAGCCTTCTACTACATCCCTAAAGCTTGTCTGGCTGCTGTCATCATCTGTGCTGTGGCTCCAATGCTGGATTATCATGTTGTGGCTGACATGTGGCGTATACACA AACTCGATCTCCTTCCCTTCATTGTCACCTTCCTGATGAGTTTGTGGCAGGTGCAGTATGGAATCATGGGAGGTGTTGCTGTATCTGCAGCACTGCTCATGTACAGCATGGCCAGACCACACACACAG ATGTCCGGTGAAGGTGTGCTGCTCATCCAACTGTCCAATGGGCTAAGCTTTCCTGCTGCAGAACACCTGAGCTACATCATCCACACTAAAGCTTTGCAGG TGTCACCTGCCCGGTCAGTAGTACTGGACTGTCATCATGTCAGCATGATCGACTACTCCGTCATCCATGAGCTCAGCGACCTGTTGAGGCACTTTAAAGTCCAACATCTGCATCTGATCTTTTCTGGCTTGCAG CCACACATCCTGGAGGTTCTTCTTGCTGCAAACTTGGAGGGTTTCATATTTGCAGACAGCGTGGAAACTGCACTGCAGATGTGA